The Prinia subflava isolate CZ2003 ecotype Zambia chromosome 23, Cam_Psub_1.2, whole genome shotgun sequence region AATCGGTGTTACTAAGAGACACTAAGATTTGGCTTCTCCAGGTAATGTGATTCGTTTTCTGTGTGCCATGGTGATTTGCAGAGGATGACAGGAGCCGGGACACCAGCGGTCGAGGAGGGGGACTGCGGTGGTCCGCGGGGCAGCTGGCACCGCCGGCTCCACGTTCCGGCAGCCGCAGAGcttggctgcaggcagggagggcagcatgTCAGCAGGGAAAGAGGATTGGGAAGGTGCTGAACTTAAAAGCGGAGCTGGAGCTTTCCTGGAGGGTAGATTGCCTGAGATCGCAAGGTTAAATGTTAATTAACCCTTAGCTGCAATGCCTGGAAATGAGCTGAGCCCGGCACCCTGCGGGGTCCTCTCACCACTTCAGGGCTGGATGgggttatttttcttccttcctttcgcttcccttccccccttttttttttttttttttaactggaatttttattttttagcccAATAATAAGCCCTGGTTTACCAATGGCAGTTTTCCCATGTTGGTTTTGAACAGGTGACGGTTCCTCAGGTGTTTTCTGTGTTCCACCTAATGGGTTTAGATGGGAGTTGTTGAACTCTGTCCCAAGGAAGGCAAATTAACCCCTGCAGGAAGGGGATAGACGTGTTGGAGAAGGGATCTGCTCTCCTCCCCCCAACTTTATTCCATCTCTCTCTTTCTCAGCAGGGGcgattttctttcttcttcttttttttctttcttttttggttttttttttttcctccttttttatcTCATCCCTTTGCCTTTTCATGAGACTCTTCCAAACCTACGTACCTGTCCTTCTGCAGGATAGTAGCCCTGCCCTGAACCCGATCCCACCGCCGGGCGCTGGGAAGAGTTTAGCATAAGGATTTCTTTTAAAGCCCAATTATGACAGTTGCCACCGGAGATCCTGCAGatgaggctgcagctcttcccGGTCACCCGCAGGACACGTACAACCCCGAGGCCGACCATGAGTGCTGCGAGAGGGTGGTCATCAACATCTCGGGGCTGCGCTTCGAGACGCAGCTCAAGACTCTCGCCCAGTTCCCAGAGACCTTGCTAGGGGACCCTAAAAAGAGGATGAGGTATTTCGACCCTCTCCGGAATGAGTATTTCTTTGACCGGAACAGGCCCAGCTTCGATGCGATTTTGTACTATTACCAGTCCGGGGGGAGGTTGCGGCGGCCCGTTAACGTGCCCTTGGACATCTTCTCCGAAGAGATCCGCTTCTACGAACTGGGGGAAGAGGCCATGGAGATGTTTCGGGAGGATGAAGGCTACATCAAGGAAGAGGAGAGGCCGCTGCCTGAGAATGAGTTCCAGAGACAAGTGTGGCTGCTCTTTGAGTACCCCGAGAGCTCAGGCCCTGCCAGGATTATAGCTATTGTCTCTGTCATGGTGATTTTAATCTCCATCGTCAGCTTTTGCCTGGAAACGTTGCCCATTTTTCGGGATGAGAACGAAGACATGCATGGCAGCGGGCTGAGCCATCCCCCCTACTCCAACAGCAGCATGGGGTACCAGCAGTCCACTTCTTTCACAGACCCCTTCTTCATCGTGGAGACACTTTGCATCATCTGGTTCTCCTTCGAGTTCTTGGTGAGGTTTTTCGCCTGCCCCAGCAAGGCTGGTTTTTTTACCAACATCATGAACATTATAGACATCGTAGCCATCATTCCCTACTTCATCACCTTGGGGACGGAGCTGGCCGAGAAGCCAGAGgatggccagcagggccagcaaGCCATGTCCTTGGCCATCCTCCGAGTCATCCGCTTGGTGCGGGTCTTCAGGATCTTCAAGCTCTCCCGGCACTCCAAGGGGCTGCAGATCCTGGGACAGACTCTCAAGGCCAGCATGCGGGAGCTGGGCCTCTTGATATTCTTCCTCTTCATCGGCGTCATCCTCTTCTCCAGCGCCGTCTACTTCGCCGAGGCCGACGAGAGCGAGTCCCAGTTCCCGAGCATCCCCGATGCCTTCTGGTGGGCCGTGGTTTCCATGACGACTGTTGGCTACGGAGACATGGTCCCCACGACCATCGGGGGGAAAATCGTGGGTTCCTTGTGTGCCATCGCTGGCGTATTAACGATTGCCTTACCAGTGCCCGTCATAGTGTCTAACTTCAACTACTTCTACCACCGGGAGAccgagggagaggagcaggctCAATATTTGCAAGTAACCAGCTGCCCAAAGATCCCCTCTTCCCCTGAcctaaagaaaagcagaagtgcCTCTACTATTAGTAAGTCTGATTACATGGAGATTCAGGAAGGTGTAAACAATAGCAATGAGGATTTTAGGGAGGAGAACTTGAAGACAGCCAATTGCACCCTAGCTAACACAAACTATGTGAATATCACCAAAATGCTAACCGATGTCTAGTCGCTAAAATCTAGTCCCGTATTTAAAGCTGAAGTGGAACAATTGCAGATATTGAGTGCTGCTCTGCATTGTAGTTAACACAGTATTTTCTACGGTGTATATTTGGTTCTGCATGGGAAGCAATAGCTGTGTAAGTGACTTTTAACCTTTGATTTCTGCACCGAATAAGCGTCcgtgcaaaaaaaaaacaaaaacccaacgAATCCAAACCATTTTGTTGCCCTTCTCCCATCCCAGGCTCGTGGGTTTCCAAGGATGAGGAGGGCACGGGCACTTGGAGCAGCGGGATGGGGATGCAAGGGGCACCTCCGGGCCACCCCGGGGTGCCACCAATCCtggtccctgccctgggtgaCAACCAGCCCCCAagggcagggaacagctggGAAAGGTCAGGCAGGACTTCCTGGAGGGCAGCTGCAGGCGCGGGGCCGGGGTGCCCCAGGGCTCGGGTTCCTGCCCCGGGAGAGGCGAGCGCGGCGCCCGGCTCGTGTTTCATAACTGAAAATGCTGCATGCTGCAATAGTTTCAGCCACTGCAGTGTGCCAGTGTGAGGCCCAGGGGAGGGATAATTAGTGTGACGGCACATTATTTATTAAGTCTTAAATTTTCTATGCGAGGCATCGGGAGGGACGAGTAAATAAATCAAGAGCttggaatttatttatttatttagatgACACTTCCATCATCAATATTTCCAGGATCACCAAAGACACCTCCACTGACACATTGATAATGAGTTGGAAAAAGCATCTttttttatatctatatataaaaCTGGAGCAACTATGCTGTGGCCTATAATATATTTATACTGCAGTGAAATTTAACCAGTAATACAGTACAGCTGCATGGATATTTGTTGCATGAATCTGAATATTtaatacacacacaaatatatattttcttagtAGACTATACAGTATTCATGTTTATAGTGTTTATAGATTCTCCGGTGGCTGGAAGGAGATCCATGGGAGTTAAAAATATCTCCCTTATAGTTAAAAACCGGATGGGGAAGGCGTGTGCTGACAACAGTTGGATAGATAAGAGTGCAAAGCCTGAGAGATAACAAGGCAAAGCCTGAGTGTCCGAGCATCCGGACACAAGAGCTGACGAATGCAAGCCAAGGAAGGTGAGCTGAAAGTTAAACACCTGCGCTCATTATGGGGCAAGTAATTAGTGATTAATCGTGGTGTCAGGAGCAGAAACCACGGCGGATcagagagagcaggaggagcaggtggaATAGCAGGTTCCAGCTCTCCTGACTTGTTTGTTCAGCAGTTTTCAGCCATTCCCGTAGAATtcccgtgtgtgtgtgtgtgtatagatATTTAGAGAGCGACTACAGGGCCGAATCCTCAGCAAACAGAGCGCCTGGGACATCGAGGACttcccagctcagggctgctggggtggtgggacacgggctggagcagggctgcctgccCCTGGAGCCCGTGGGGTCACCAGGGCAAGGTGTGTTTTGGGCTTGAAAGCTCCTTTTGAACCCCCTCAGGGCTGGGGGTTTATTCCTTTATGATGAAGCTGGCATGTGCTGAGGTGGCCTGGGTCAGAGCTGGGACCTCTGAGCCTTTGCTTTGCCTTCTTCCAGGGTGTTTAAGAGCGGTGGGTCAAGGTGCAGAGAGCCTGAggttctctctcttttcttcacCCCCGGTGTTATTTGGGGATGGGCGAGAGCTGTTGATCCGTGGGGAATCTCACCTgctttccccatccctgtgtgGGTTTGCTTGTGTTTTCCCCATTGCTGACAATCCTCAGGGAGAGGTGCCCTGTTCCTCTTCCAGgtcagggcagagggaggaaaatcTCTGCCAAGGTCACGGGTGAGCAAAgcctccctgggctgtggaACAGGGTTCAGTCAGGGTGAACTTGGGCTGAACTGGGCCACGATGAGCCCCAAAACTTTGCATGAGGGGTGAGCACAAGGAACTTGAGGAGGGATCAGCAAGACCCTTCCATCCTCAGAGAGGAAACCCTGCTCCTAACAACAATCCAAGCGGTGCTAAAGTATCCACAGCAATGGCTCCAAACgctgctccagagcaggatCCATCTTGTGCTGACAGGGCTCCGCTTGGCCAGTGGAATCACTCCTCAGTTTTatttgattgattgattgattgattgagGCCTGGCCATAATTAATTCCAAGTGTCCATGGTTTGTGCATGGCAGTCCCTGCTTCTGCGTGGGGCAGAGGACGAGCAGCACCCATGTGCTGAGGTCCAGGGGTGCTCAGGGCCCAGCCTGTCTTTAACTGGATCTCGTTGTACTGGGAGTCCTGCACTCCCACTttgctggggcagcctgggaatGGGAGACCCTGAAGCCCCTTTGTGCACGCACACAAAAAAGCCACAACACAACCAAAAGCAATAAATCCTGAGTTCTGAAGCTTGTCCTGTTGGACGGGGCAGGGCTGGCGAGAGTCGCCAGCTCGGGCACGATTCCCAGGGCGGTCGTCCAACTTccatggatccagcctgtgGTGGGTCCGTGGGGACATGGGCTCACACGGGGGAGCTGCCTGATGTGCTGGGATCCTCTGGGTGCCCCGAGCACCAGGAGATCTCATTCCTGCTCAGGGTTGAGGtgttttgctgctggttttacTGCAGGTGCTTTGGAGGATGCTGGCACTCGGTGAGACTTTGTGAAATGCCCTCTTGCTGAACTCCCGTGGGCTCGGGGTGGTTTGGAGGAGTGTTGGCCACAGCACTGGGTGTGTGTTGTGGTGGTTTGGTGAGGGGGAAGGTGAGGTTTTCCTTTGGGGAGGCAGAGTTTTGGGCACGGTGTTCCTGTGGCTTTCCAAGGCCGGGCAGGAGGGGAGAGTGGATCCCTGAGCAGGATCCAAACATCCAAACCCAATCTCCGAGCTGCAGGGTCCTGGCCACCTCGGGAAGCTCCACAGTCACACACCAGGGGTGAATGGGCATGAAGAGCGAGAGGCCACACTCCTGTTGTCACCAACGTGAGGTGATGACTGTCCCCATGACAGAGGCCAGCACAGCCCGTCCCTTCCGTAGGACAGAGCTGGCACCTCCTGCACTGGCCCTGGCAGATGTTCCTGGGGAAAATGAGCCCTGGTGAGAGCGGCTCTGGGCTGCCCTTGTTTGGGACACAAGGAAAACACCCAGGGTCAGTGCCCAGGTGTTTGGCTCAGGGTGGAAAGGGTCAGTGAGGGCTGTGGCTGGGAGAGATCCATGGTTCGGAGAGATCCATGGTTAGGAGAGATCCATGGTTAGAAGAGATCCATCGTTAGGAGAGAGCCATCGTTAGGAGAGATCCATGCCTGGGATAGGTTCATGACTGGGATAGGTTCATGACTGGGAGAGATCCATGACTGGGAGAGATCCATGATTAGGAGAGATCCATGATTAGGAGAGATCCATGGTTAGGAGAGATCCATCAGcccacacagagcagaaggGTCCAGACTTCTGCCTCACACAGAGAAATGGTTCCCCTACAGCTTTTAATGGGATTTGTGCCTGCAGGTCGGAGCTCTAGTGCTATTTCTAGCTTTGCTTCTGACTCACTGATGTGATCTTGAACCAGTTTTTCAGGAGGAGactgtgatatttttttcttccttatttattttttttcttaaggagTGTGGTTTGAGAGAGTCTGGGCCTGTTTCTGTGGAGATGCTGAGCATCCCAATCTCCTCCTGACTCTGAAAGGTGCAAAAATGATCTGCAAAGTGGCTCAGACTGAGGATGCTAAATTAGGgactggggaaggggaggaaccCATAGCTGTGTTAGAGCTCATCAGGCCCCTAAAGAGAGAGGTAGTCTGGTTCCTTTCCTCCCCCTGAGGAgcatttccctctctccaggcctgggatGGAAGACTGGAGCCCTCTGGTTTGTGGAGGTGCTCCTGGCTTGGCACCCGGAGGAGGCAGCACCTCTATTTTAGTTTTAGCCGCCGTGCCACGGTTTTGGAGAGAGGGAAAGCTGTGATTACAGAGCAGGTTTTCTTCTAACACCCAACCTCGTGCCCAAGCCTGCAGGCAGCCCGTCAGCCCTTTCAAATCTTCCAGAATATCTGCTGAGGGCAATGGGGTGAGGCTCATGTACCAGCTGGATGCTACCAAGTGATTAGGAAAAAATGATCTCTCTGGAGCACGATGTTTTATTGGGAAAATTAATCTCTGCAGTGACTGTGTCAAAGTCCTACAGATTTGAATACTGAGCTATAAGAAGAAAAGGATCTCTGGATTAGCATTATGAGAGTGTGGCACGTGGGTGTATAAATATGGGCATATTTGTGCATAAATAcacagaaggagagaaaaagacagaggaggaggaggtatTTCAGGAAGGACCTTGCTTTGTTATCAGATAATTCCTGGGTCAGCCCTTGAAACTGCTGCCAAAGCCTTGTAGCTTTTCCAGAGCTTGCAATATCCTTGGGGATGGGACCAAGGGAAGGATATCTGGATCTCGCCTTGGGAGTGGGAGCACCCTGAGGATCTGGTGGCGTTCAGCTCCTCGCATCcctctgcaaacagcagctttcagtgTCTCTGTTCCAGCCCCAAGCCCCAGCTGTGACCATTTCTGTGACAGTGCAGGGAAAGCCAAGCAGAGGTTGAAGGGATTTGGTTGAGATGCAGGTGCTGCACTGAGTGGGCTTTGGGGTTGTTGTCTGCAATGGTTGGAGTTTAAGTCTCTTAAACGTTGTCAGCTTTTGGTCCCAGTGTGGTGGCTCCTgtttaatcacagaatcctggaatggtttgggttgcagggaccttaaagctcactttgttccaccccctgccacgggcagggacaccttccactagacctggtggctccaagccctgttcaGCTTGGCCTTGAAACCTTTTCTCAAGATCTCTGCCATGAGACCTTATCCCAAGGTCTGCATCCTTGGGAGTGGTTCTCCATGGGGGTTGTCAGTGGTGGTCCCTCGTGGGAACAGCTCAGTCTGCTGCAGGGGTGAGGAAAGGAGGAGCCAGCCCCAAACCTTTTGGTTTGCACTCAAACGAAGGCTGTGGCTCTCTCCTCACACCCCTGGCAGCATTTGACCTTCTCCCCGTGACACATCCCTTGGTCCCTCCTGTTGgggcccagctgctgcccctgccaggagccccAAGGGGGGACAAGGGTTCCCCCAAGCAccagccactgctctgcccttccccagccctgtcagcACCCTTGGCCTCGGTGTCCCTGTGATGTTTCTGCATTTGGCTGCCCAAAATTCACCCCCTGCTCAGAAATGGCTGCTCTGATCCTGCCCGTCAGGAGGAGAGGGCCCAGCCCAGGGGtgaagcagccctggagcacagcacagatttACACCTGGGGACAGGATCCCCCAGCCCAGTTGTGCATGATGAGAGATAAATCCCTAATTCATGTTTTTCCTCCAGAGAGGGGATGGTTTGGCTTTTAGGAGCTGCTAAACGTCGTGTAACCACACCAGGTCCACATGGACCCACCatgtcccctccccagccctgcctggctgtcctGAGCTTGGGGGTGGTCttctggggtttggttttttgattattattaatttttatttatttttctgctgcctATAAGATGTAATTATCCATTTGCACTTGCTCCCTCATTGTTCGAGACTGTGCTCTTGTCCTCCAATGTCATCCCCGAAGCACAAGGGGAACAAAAATGGGTATTGGATCAACCCTGCATGTGGTGCCTAATTTGAGCAAATCAATAGGAAGAGGAAATCCAAGAAGGACTCATCCTAAGGATGCTGGAGCTGAACCTTTTGTTTCCATGGTTACGGGAGAAATGGGACCAGGAACGGAGAGAGGCCTATAAACTGTTAAAGGAGGACTCTCGGGAATTTCAAGTCATTTAACCATGCGTTTGCTAGACACAACTTTAGACACCAGCTGGATCCGAATTGCACAGTGTTTATagaaatccctgctttattgacagctgggggtgctgggggggtgtgggaaggggctggggccCCCCGAGTCAATAAGGCTGCCCACTGTAAATAGGTATACAGAGCTGTGTACATACATACCCAAAATGAGCATTTGCTGTCTGGTTTATCATCAGTGTATATAATTTATTCTTCACAGAGTATCACGATTTTTGTAAATATCGGCACtaattaagagaaaataaatatgtatattaTTGAGGAGTTATTTTGATATCGGTTCTGTGgagggtgggagaggaaaaggacaAGTAATTAtgtttttggtgtgtttttctcTACAACTGAACcctctgtgagaagagaaagaaacaggcTGAAGCACGGGAATGGATTTGTGCTCCACCatcagccaggctgcaggggcagagccccaaaatcccctgggaggaggagctgATGGGTGTTGGTGATGGATGTTGGACACGCTGCCGGTGTGCACGGCATTCCCACGGGATTGGCTCcaaacagccccagcagaggggaaggggctggaacCTGGGTCAAGCCCGTGTTCCCCAAGGCTCCCCACTCCTCCAGCTTGGATATCAGCCACATCCACACAGGTAACAGGGaatgggaggtgctggggggtCAACCTGCCCTTGGAAAACTTGTGGATGGTTTTTGAAAGCAAGTGATGCCTCTTGGAAGAGGGAGAAGCAGACAGGCAGGGACGGTGCTGGTAGCACATCAcctgtggggctgtgtccctggtAGGATCTCTGGAAGGAAATGGGGATGGGAGCCCTGGGAGGGTTTCAGCTGCCCTTGCAGAGGAGTGGTTGCTTTGTCCATGTCCAGGGAATAACTGCAGCAatattttctcttgctgtttcTTCTGTAGTAGCAAAGTACAGGGAAAGTGTTCAGGGCATTTGGTTcttgtggtttggggtttgccCCTTTGCTTGGTGGCTGCCCTGGGCTTCCCTTCTCATGAGGAGAACCCACTCTGTGCACAGAGGGTGGGGGTGAAACACAAGGAGGGCAAGGAGATTCTCCTTCTCCCATGAGGGGTTGGCCCCGCTTGGCTCTGGGACGTGGCACCACCAGGTTACCCAGGTAACCCAAGAGTTAGTGCCAAACCTCCTCCCCAACCACCTCAAACTGCTGGTACTGGCCATGGAGGAGCCCCTGGTGTGGGCTCAGAGTCAAGGCTTGGGTTCAAGTGTCACTGTGTGACCAAGGGGAggtcctgtcccatcccgtgcctcagtttccctgtctGTATCACAGTTTGCTAAGCTGGATCCAGCAAATTGCAAACCTTAATTCAGTGTTAGGACAGTGAAAATGCAGGAATGGGTGGCTGAACCCACGGAGGGCTCCTGTTGGGGGCAGAGGAGGTGTTCAAGAGCAGCCAGTTACGAATGTGTGGAAAACCATCGGAGTGCACGAAAAGTGACAGAAGTGTTTATGAGCAATGCACCCTGAGGGAAGTGTGACAGCgtttgctgcagagctgggtggaAGCAGTCCCCAAACTGGGCCACTCGGTGCTCCTCAGCCCCCTCCCCAAGCCCACAAGAGGCTCCAGCTGGCTCTAGCAGACGCCGAACCCTTCCCTCATCGGTGTTGGCTTGTGGGCTCACAAATATCCAAAGAGGCACCAGGAGTTTGCAGCCGAGGCTGCTCTGCACGGGCTCTGCAGGCTGCGAGGCAGACGCGGTAATTGTTTTAAATTGCCGGCTGCCAGCGTGCGGCACCAGCCCAGCCGCGCTGCGAGGGCGCAGGAGATGCCATCGAGGGTGTGATCCCCCTCCAGCCGAGCTGCTTGGGCTTTCACGCCCTTCCAAGaggccaggacaggctgggaggaTGGCCCAGCCAAGCCGGAGATGTCCCCACTCGCAggcagctccgtgtcccccagATCGCCGTGTCCCTGCCCGCGATCCCGGCTGCAGCCGGTGGCCGATCCCTGccgagcccagcctggctggttCTGCTGTGCTCACTGACCTACTTTCTGCCACTTTCTTCGCCGAGTGTCGCCACTCTGGCagccaaaaccccacaaaacctcTCGTGGATTCGATCTGGAGCTCACAGAGACCCCCGAGGCGGGCAGGGTGATGCTCCCCGTCATGCAGGGACCGCACTGGACAATTTCCAGGGGTTCCTCTCCCTGCCGAGGGGCTCAAGCCCTCCAAACCCTGCTCATTTCCATCGAGGAAGGAGAGGATTCAAGTGCCAACAAAGCACTACCTCTGCTGTTCTCCTGGAAAGCTCGGGATGCTCAAAGCCCATTACAGCCCATCGGGTgtgccccagggagcagcaggaatttttaGCCCTCCCGACTGCTTGTGAGCAAATCTGCTTCCATTTGGCAGAGCGGGTCCTGAAAGCACTTCctgggccggggctgggggaggccATTAACTGAGAGTGGGGAACGGAAAATGATCCCAGAGCCAGGGACGCTGCCGCCCTCCCGGTGGTGCTCTGTGTctccctggggtgctggggctggggtgggaggtggtgctggtggaatcatcactgctgcagtgctggtgaTTCCAAAGAGCCTCGGCCAGGCAGCTGGGTGCAAAACACTTGCCAGGGTGGGTGTGTGAAACGGGGCCCCCACAGTCTATATTTAGGTAACCTCTAGGCAAAGGTTTGGAGCTTGCACAGCTCCGAGAGGAACATTtatcctgcagctctggaaatCAGGCCAGgtctctctttctccttcccacTTCCTCCTTGctccttcttctccctcctttGCATTTGTGCTGGGTGTTGAAAAGCCTATTCCTGGGAGCAGCTTTCTCATCTGCACCCCAGCACAGTGTCCAGGGTGGCAGAAGCGGGGGTTaggcaaaggaaagaaatatttggatGTATTAAAGATGAGTCTGGGCTTTTACAGAGTCAGAATTGAGTCTGCTGAGGCCACACATCTACAAAGTGTTAGGGCAGACAAATAAGATCCAAGGACTAAAGCCAGCTCTACCCAAATATTAGAATTCCCCCAGTACTGGGACCTCTTGTTCCAATGTCACCCCAATTTCACGGAGAAGGCACTTGGTGCCCTCCTCAGCCCAGAGTGCCAAGGTTCTGCTTGGATATCTCGGTGTCCTGAGGCATCTCGGTGAAACTGCCTCAgctttttaatctaaaaaatgGTGGGACACTCTGGGCCCGGGGGATCTGGGAAGTTTTTCCCGAAGGCTCAGCAGAGGGTTTacctctctcctgctccctgtggctgctgttgcTGGGCACAGCTCGCTCACCGCCCCGGGTGggcccaggagctgtgggcGTTGATCCATCCCAGAATTCCGCAATGTTCCACACAGGAGTCTTCGGGAGGCTGTTGGTTTAAAGGATGCCTTGCTGAGTTCACAGGCACCCAAGGGGACGGGGGCTGCAGCCCTCGGGTTGGCAGAGGAACTCCAGGACTGGTGAGAGCTCAGGGTTTGTTTTGCCGCTCCTTTAATGCAGCCGAAACGCGCTCCCGGCAAGAGCTGCgctggggtttggggagctGGAGATGCCAAGGTCATC contains the following coding sequences:
- the LOC134561407 gene encoding potassium voltage-gated channel subfamily A member 2: MTVATGDPADEAAALPGHPQDTYNPEADHECCERVVINISGLRFETQLKTLAQFPETLLGDPKKRMRYFDPLRNEYFFDRNRPSFDAILYYYQSGGRLRRPVNVPLDIFSEEIRFYELGEEAMEMFREDEGYIKEEERPLPENEFQRQVWLLFEYPESSGPARIIAIVSVMVILISIVSFCLETLPIFRDENEDMHGSGLSHPPYSNSSMGYQQSTSFTDPFFIVETLCIIWFSFEFLVRFFACPSKAGFFTNIMNIIDIVAIIPYFITLGTELAEKPEDGQQGQQAMSLAILRVIRLVRVFRIFKLSRHSKGLQILGQTLKASMRELGLLIFFLFIGVILFSSAVYFAEADESESQFPSIPDAFWWAVVSMTTVGYGDMVPTTIGGKIVGSLCAIAGVLTIALPVPVIVSNFNYFYHRETEGEEQAQYLQVTSCPKIPSSPDLKKSRSASTISKSDYMEIQEGVNNSNEDFREENLKTANCTLANTNYVNITKMLTDV